CCGACGCTGATTCCGTGAACGCCCGCCTGCTCGTGCAGGGCGGCTTCATCGACCAGCTCATGGCCGGCGTCTATTCTTATCTGCCGCTCGGCTTGCGTGTGTTCGAGAAGGTCAAGAACATCATCCGCGAGGAGATCAACGCTATCGATGGCCAGGAGATCCTGATGCCGGCGCTCTTGCCCCGCGAGAACTGGGAGCAGACCGGCCGCTGGTCCGATCCGGGTCCCGAGGTGATGTTCCAGTTCAAAGGCCGCGGCGACAAGGACCTCGGTCTCGGTTGGACGCACGAGGAGATCGTCACGCCGCTCGCCAAGAAATTCATCCGTTCCTACAAGGACCTGCCGTTCGCTGTCTACCAGATCCAGGACAAGTTCCGCAACGAGCCCCGCGCCAAGTCCGGCCTGCTGCGCGGCCGCGAGTTCAGCATGAAGGATCTCTACAGCTTCCATCGCGACGAGGCTGATCTCGAAGCGTATTACGAACGGTCCAAGCAGGCGTATCTCAATATCTTCCGGCGCTGCGGCCTCAAAGCGCTCATCGTCGAGGCTTCGGGCGGCGCGTTCTCGAAATATTCCCACGAGTTCCAGGTGCTCACCGAGTTCGGCGAGGACATCGTCTATTATTGCGAGCAGTGCGCGTACGCCCAGAACCGCGAGATCAGCGAATATAAGGCTGGCGACAAGTGCCCCAAGTGTGGCGGCGCGATGCAAGAGGGGAAAGCGATCGAGGTCGGCAATATCTTCCAGCTGAAGACACGCTTCACCGACGCTTTCGATGTGGTTTACGATGACACGGACGGCGCCAAGAAGAAGGTCATCATGGGCTGCTACGGCATCGGGCCGTCGCGCGTGGTCGGCACGGTCGTCGAGCTGCATCATGACGACAAAGGCATCGTCTGGCCGAAGGCGCTCGCGCCGTTCGCGGTTCAGCTGGTGCTTTTGACCGCCAAGGATCCGGCCATGACCGCCAAGGTCAAGGTGGCCGCGGACCAGCTTTACGCCGAACTCGAAGCGGCCGGCATCGAGACGTTGTACGACGACCGCGAGGACGCCCGGGCCGGCGAGAAGTTCGCCGACGCCGACCTCATCGGCCTGCCTATCCGGCTGGTTATCTCGGAAAAGATGCTGGCTGCCGGCTCGGTCGAGTGGAAAGAGCGTACTGGGGCCGCGAGCGAACTGGTCAAGGCGTCCGACGTCGTGGCGAAAGCCGCGGAATTCATGAAATGATCCCGCTCAGGTGCGGAAACGATAAAAATATGGCCGGCTTCCCTTTCCGGGAGCCGGTTTCAGTTCCGGTTCACCCCCGCAGGTCTTGTAGCGCCCGCCCGAGTCGTGTATCATGGTGCGCGACCGTTAATTAGCCGCCTGAATTTTTCGGCGGAAACGTTCGGATCGTTCGCCGACTGACGCGTATGAAAAAAACCGCCAAGCGGTTCTGGAAATTGGGCCGCGAAGAATTCAATACCCAGTTCTTCGACATCACGCGCAAGAATACTTTGCTGGTGCGCGAAGGCAACAACCAATACAATCTGCTCGACCTCGTGAAGAAATACGGCAGCCCGCTCGAGGTCTTTTTTCCGTTCATTGTCGAGGCTCGCGTGCGGCGGCTCATCGACCTGTTCGGAGCCTACA
The sequence above is a segment of the Patescibacteria group bacterium genome. Coding sequences within it:
- a CDS encoding aminoacyl--tRNA ligase-related protein — its product is MHYSRLFGKTSKTAPADADSVNARLLVQGGFIDQLMAGVYSYLPLGLRVFEKVKNIIREEINAIDGQEILMPALLPRENWEQTGRWSDPGPEVMFQFKGRGDKDLGLGWTHEEIVTPLAKKFIRSYKDLPFAVYQIQDKFRNEPRAKSGLLRGREFSMKDLYSFHRDEADLEAYYERSKQAYLNIFRRCGLKALIVEASGGAFSKYSHEFQVLTEFGEDIVYYCEQCAYAQNREISEYKAGDKCPKCGGAMQEGKAIEVGNIFQLKTRFTDAFDVVYDDTDGAKKKVIMGCYGIGPSRVVGTVVELHHDDKGIVWPKALAPFAVQLVLLTAKDPAMTAKVKVAADQLYAELEAAGIETLYDDREDARAGEKFADADLIGLPIRLVISEKMLAAGSVEWKERTGAASELVKASDVVAKAAEFMK